CCGCGTTCAGGGCGACGTTCAAGAAAGCGGATTTCAGCAGGTTCCGGTCCGCCGTCAGCCCGGCCTCCCCCCCTGCGACGGCGATCTCGACGCCTCGGAGCGCGGCTTCGGGCGCGAGCTCGCGGGCGACGTCGCGGGCGAGCTCGGTCGCGTCGAAGGGCGCCGTCGCGAGGCGCATCGGCTTGCCGTAGGAGAGGAAGTTCGTGATGAGGCCGTTCAACCTCCCGATCTCGTCGCGCAGGCTCTCGGTCGTCTCCTGGAACTCCCGCTGATCCGCGGCCGCGGAGGGGAGAAAGCGGCGCCGCAGGTACTCGACGGCGAGCGCGATCGTGTTGAGCGGGTTCCGGATCTCGTGCGCAATGCCGGACGCGAGGTGCCCGAGCGAGGCGCGCCGCTCCGCGGCCGCGAGGCGCGCCT
The Thermoanaerobaculia bacterium DNA segment above includes these coding regions:
- a CDS encoding ATP-binding protein → ARLAAAERRASLGHLASGIAHEIRNPLNTIALAVEYLRRRFLPSAAADQREFQETTESLRDEIGRLNGLITNFLSYGKPMRLATAPFDATELARDVARELAPEAALRGVEIAVAGGEAGLTADRNLLKSAFLNVALNAVQMVPPGGRVSIATESDARQVRVRFDDTGPGIPPEHLSKIFEPYFSTRDAGVGLGLAMTRKIVHDHGGELTAENLPAGGTRFTFALPRVPLAEAVPA